ACTCATCAACGCCATCGATGAGGGCGGCCAGGACATCGTCATAACCCTGGATGACTGGCACCTGGTCACGGAGCCCAGGACCAGGGCGGTCGTGGAACGGCTGCTGGAAGCCGGCGGCTCACATCTGTCCTTCATCATCACCAGCCGCAACCGGTCGGGCCTGCCACTGGGCCGGCTGATGGTGCGGGACCAGCTGATCGAAGTGGACGCCGTCGCCCTGAGGTTTGATGAAAACGAGTCCCAGGACTTCCTGGTCGGCATCAACCGGCTCGATCTGGATGCGGGAGACGTGGCCAGCCTCCACAAGACGACTGAGGGCTGGATCGCAGCACTGCAACTGGTCTCCCTGTCCCTCAGGGACCACCGCGAGGCCTCAGACCTAATTGAAAGGCTCTCCGGCAGGCACGCGTCCATTGGTGAGTATCTCGCCGAAAACGTCCTCGACACCCTGGACCCCGAAACACTGGACTTCCTCCTGATGACCTCGGTTCCGGAACGCCTCTGCGCGGGGCTGGCGTCCGCGCTCTCAGGGGTGGAACTGGGCCAGGCCATGCTGGAGAAGATCCAGGCACAGGATCTTTTCCTGCAACCGCTTGACGAGGACGGGACGTGGTACCGCTATCACCACCTGTTTGAGGACTACCTGCGCCGCCGCCTGGAGCGCGACTACCCCGGGCGGACCAAGGAACTGAACCTGATCGCCGCCCGCTGGTATTCGGAAAACGGATTCCCCAGCGACGCGGTGGACCATGCCCTCGCCGCAGGGGACGTTGAACTCGCGGTGGAGATCGTCGAACTCCGCGCAATGTGGCTGGTGGAACACTCCAGCATGTCGACCCTGCTGGCACTCGTCGGCAAGATCCCGGCCGACCACGTGGCCGGGCAGGCCCGGCTCCAGACGGCAATAGCCTGGGCCCACACCCTGCTTCACCAATCCGGCGCGGCGCAGAGTGCCCTGGACCTCGCCGAAGCCGTGATGCCCACGGATGCGACACTGACCGAACACGACCGTTTTGAGCTGGGCGTCGAAGGGCTGGTGGTTCAAAACTGCATCGACATGTACGGCGACAGAGTAGATCATGTGGATGAACTGGACGGGAAGTGCTTCGCCCAGGCCGACCTTCTCCGGCCCTGGATCGTCTCGGTGGCAGCGAATGTGTCAACGTTCAAGAAGATCCACGACGGCGACTACAGCCTCGCCTTGGAACAACAGCGCTGGGCCGCAAGGTTCCACGGCCAGACCTCGGGCCCCTTCAGTGGCGTGTATGGACACTGTTTTGCCGGTCTTGCCGCCTACGCCTTGCTCGATCTGGACCGGGTGGACGAGCACTTCACTGCCGCTGTGGAACTCGGCCGGGGCAAGGCCGGGCGATACTCGCATGCGGCCCGGCTGGCGGGAGCGATGATGGGCCAGCTCCTCTATGAACGCGGCGAACTCGATAAGGCCGAGAAGCTGCTGGAGGAAACCCGCGAGCTGGGTTCCGAAGGCGGGGTGGTGGACTTCATGGTGTCCACGTTCGCCACGCTGGCAAGAATAAAGGCACTCCGGGGGGACACGCCACGGGCCCGGGAAATACTCGATGAAGGCGATCTGGTGGCCGACAGCCTCGGCCTGGACCGGCTCAAACTGGTCATGAACCTGGAACGCGTGCAGTTGGGAATCGGCCCCCGGACCACTAACGAAGAACCGAGCGGTGACTTCCTGGGCGCGGCAGCGGCCCAGGAAGCGGCGCCCACAACCGGACCGCGGCTGGAAGGGCTGGCCGAAGCCAAGCACCAGATCCAACTGACCATGCAGCTGCGGTCCGCCATGGCTGACGCCGGGCACGAGGGACCGGCATCTCCCCGGCAACTGGCCACCGTGGAAGGTGCCCGCCGCTTGCTGTCGCGGGCAGCGGCCTATTTGGGGCCGAGGGCAGAGCTGAATGCCCGGATCCTGCTGGCGGTCGCGCTTGAACGGGCGGGCAACCGCGAGGAAGCCGAAACGGCGCTCTGGCCGGCCCTGGACACGTGTTCCCGGCTGGGCCTGGTCCGACCCGTGCTCGATGGCGGCGCAGGCTGCCTGGATCTGGTGCGCGCCATCTCAGCCAGGCTGCGGCGGGAACCCGCCCCGGAGGTGGGGAGCCACGAGTTACCTCGATTCCTCAGTGTCCTCATCCGGCTGGATTCCCAGGCCAGGACGAACCGGGATGCCCGGTGGTCTGCAGACACGGTCTCCACCACGACGGGCGAGGGCAGCACCGTTCCGGAACCGGGCTTGTCGCAGCGCGAACAGATGATCCTGCGCCTTGTCGAGAAGGAACGGTCCAACCGCGAAATCGCCCAGGAGCTGCATCTGGGCATCGACACCGTCAAGTGGTATCTCAAGAGCCTGTTCAACACTCTGGGCGTCAGTGACCGAAGGGCCTGTGTCGTAGAGGCACGGCGCCGGCACCTGCTCCCGCCCAAGTAACCAGAGCTCAGTCACCCCAGGGTTTCCAGTCTGGCCAGCACGCCCTCGGGCGAAGCGGCGCTGGGGATGTCGGCCAGGTAGAAGTCCCCGGCCGGGAGTTCCACGTCCGACTCCAGCCAGAACCCTGCAGGAATATAGGCGCCAACCGCTGCGTGCCCGTGCAGACGCGCCTGATCGTCGTCGAGCTGCCCCAGCGTCCAACGGTAGTTGCCGGCCAGATTGGCAATCGGAGTGTAGGCCTCCAGCGGAACGTGCACGCCGCGGGGCGCGCCTGCAGGCGTTCGGTTGTCCAGCAGGAGTCCCGCGACGGGCAGCGCCGCGAACGCCCGGAGCCAGTCACTGACATACATGGAGGCATTCTCGGCGTTGTCGGCGTCGAGGCCGCTGGTGTCATCCGCGCCCGAGAAGTGGTGCGTTCCCGTGAGCCACATCATCGGCGACGGGATGCGCAGCACCACTGGCTGGCGGGCTGTCTTGGCGAACACGGTAACGAAGTCCAGCACCGCCCGGTTGAGGTCGTCGTCGCCCAGCAACGTCCTCAGCGCGAAACCTGTCCGGGATCTGGCCGTCATGCCGGTCTCAAGCCTGGTGTTGCCGGCGGTCAAGTGACCGTACAGCCGGCCCAGGTCCAGGAGCGCGACGTCCGGCCGGAGGAGCCCCTGTGCCTGGGCGAAGAATGCCGCGTAGGCGGTGGCGTTGCCCCAGGGGACGGGCCGGCCACGAAGAATCACGGAAGCTGCGTACTCGTGGTGGTCGAATACCACGGCTTTGGGCCGCCCCGACGGAGGGGAAGCAACAACGTTGGCGAGGGTGGTGGCAGTGGAAGTGGTCATGACGTCTTTCTCCATACTGTGGCTAATAAAAGCCTTCAGCGCCGCACCGTCCTGGCTGGGGAGGATGCGGCGCTGAAGGGTTCGTGAGTTGCTGCGTCCCGGGTCGGGACGTGCCGTTACGGGCTAGGACTTGCGGTGGACAACTTCCCCGTGCTTGAGTTCGAGCTCGCGGATTCGGTCCTCCAGTGCGCTGATCTTGACTTCCCGGCGGTCCGGAAGCATGATCAGCGGCAGCTTGTCGATGGTCGCCTTGACCCGTTCCGGTCCGTTGTTGGTGAAGTGGGTGGCGGTGAGCTCCTCCGTGTCGTCGCCCCAGGACCCGTAGTAGAGCAGGTCCTTCGGGGGCTCGGATTTCACGTAGCCTTCCAGGAATTCCTTGTACGGCTTGCCGCGGGCGATCCGGGCCTGCCGTGAGTCGTGGCGCAACTGGGTGGTGGCCTCCTGGTCCACCACGAAGGTTTCAGGATCCCAGACGACGCCGTAAATGCTGGTGGCGACCTTCGGTGAGATGCGGCCGAGTTCCAGATCCTTGGCCACCGCTTCCGGATCACGTTCCAGAACGTCGCCGTAGCCCCCGCCGGAGCCCTGGGCGATCATGTACATCTCGCCATCCTTGGCGACGTCGAACTGCAGGCCCATATGGGAAGTGGTGTACTTACCGCCTTCGTAGGGCTGTTCGTTCATGATCCGTTCCATGGACAGATCGAATTTGCTGGAGTCTTTGCGGATCACGTCGTAGATGTTGATGCCCTTGACCATGGCCAGCGGCGTCGTGCTGCAGCCGTAGCCGCCGAACATGCCCGTGACGGACGAGAACTTGGATCCCGAGGTAACAGTCATGAAGCCCCACATCGGGGTGCCCTCGGCGGCAACGATCATCTCGTAGCCCATGCCGCCGCTGTTCTTGCCGAAGCCCTGGTTGTCGCGGACGATCCGCTTGCTGACCAGCTGCATGAAAGGAACTTCCTCCTCCATGACTTCCTGTTCAGCGGTGTCAGCCATGGCACAGAACAACGGTGAGACGGCGTCTTCACCGTCACGGAATGCCTTAGCGCCGCCGCCCATGCCGTTGAGGTCGGCACACAGGTTTCCTACCTGGTCGCCGTGCTGGGTCAGGCCTCCCCACAGGAACGTGTTGATCTGGTTGAACCACGGAGCGAGGACGTTGGAGAACTTCTCCGGGTTGGAGAACTGCATCTTGGCGAAGGCTGTCTGCAGGGCAGAGAATCCCCGGAACGATGCCTGCAGCGACTGCCCCATCGGAGCGTCGTAACCAGCGTCGGCCCACGTGTGTTCATCGGAGATGATGTCGATGGGCGACATCGCCGAGGTACAGCGGGGCAGGTCGGGCCACCAGAACGCCAGGATCGCCTGCATCATCATCGACTTGACCGAGCACAGCGGGGAGTTAATGGCCCGGTTGAGGATTTCGGGACCCGTGCCCCTCAGGTCCACCGTCATTTTGTCACCCTTGACCGTCACCTTGCAGGCGAACTTGATCAGTATGTTCTCCTTGAGCGTGGAGTCCATGAACTGGTTGAAGGACACGGTGCCGTCCGGCAGTTCACTGATGCGGCGCTTGACTTCCTGCTCGACGTCTTCAACGGTGACGCGCAGGGCAGCGACGAAGGTCTCGACCCCCACTTCGTCGATGATGCTGTCGACGCGTTCCTGGATGCGCTGGACGGCACCGATCTTGACCTTGAGGTCAGCCAGCTGCAGCTTGGGGTCGCGAACTGAGTGCTGCAGGAACGTCAGCAGGTCCCGGCGCAGATCGCCCTTCTCAACGATCTTGAACGGGGACATCCGGAGTCCGTCGTCAAACGGAGTCTCGGAGCCCGAGGGCATTCCGCCGGGCTCGCAGGCCCCGTTTTCGCCTTCGTGAATGGTCGCGGCGACCCAGGCGATGATCTTTCCCTCGCGGAAAATCGGCATGATCATGGACTGGTCCGTGTTGTGGACGTTTCCGTACCGGGCATCATTGTGGATGAACCCATCGCCGGGGTTGATCCCTACCGTCGGCTCGTCCTTCCAGTACTTCATGATGTAGCGGATCGGGTGATGCAGGATCGCCGAGAACGCGATCACGCCGTGGCAGGACAGGTAAGTGACGTCCCCTTCGGCGGTGTAGATCGCCGTCGTCAGGTCCCCCCATTTAGCACCGGGAGCGGCACCCATGGCCTCGCACATTTCGTAGCCCTCATCCAGGGCGCCGGCGAGGCGCTTGCGGATGCGGTCCACCTTGATCGGGTCCACGCCCTTGGAGATGCACTCGTCCTCGTAGGCGGAGCGGGACGTGATCTGGTGGCTGCGCATGATGGCCGGGTCCGGGCCGAGGAACAGGGTTGTTTCGTCCATGAACTGGTCCACCCACTGCTGCTCCTGGGCAGTCAGCGGCTGGGACGCGTCGTCGGCGGTGTCGCCGGCGGTGCTGTTTTCATTTGCTGTAAGCGTCATTGCT
This DNA window, taken from Pseudarthrobacter sp. ATCC 49987, encodes the following:
- a CDS encoding LuxR C-terminal-related transcriptional regulator is translated as MPTGPPSASSKFRAPEPVGQWVHRTRLTEMLHSDRKRRLALIHAPAGFGKSTLAAQWMEILAAQGLVTVWLSLDRDDNNTIWFLSHLLQAIRKARPGLDEELQQLLEERPDDAEHYVVPALINAIDEGGQDIVITLDDWHLVTEPRTRAVVERLLEAGGSHLSFIITSRNRSGLPLGRLMVRDQLIEVDAVALRFDENESQDFLVGINRLDLDAGDVASLHKTTEGWIAALQLVSLSLRDHREASDLIERLSGRHASIGEYLAENVLDTLDPETLDFLLMTSVPERLCAGLASALSGVELGQAMLEKIQAQDLFLQPLDEDGTWYRYHHLFEDYLRRRLERDYPGRTKELNLIAARWYSENGFPSDAVDHALAAGDVELAVEIVELRAMWLVEHSSMSTLLALVGKIPADHVAGQARLQTAIAWAHTLLHQSGAAQSALDLAEAVMPTDATLTEHDRFELGVEGLVVQNCIDMYGDRVDHVDELDGKCFAQADLLRPWIVSVAANVSTFKKIHDGDYSLALEQQRWAARFHGQTSGPFSGVYGHCFAGLAAYALLDLDRVDEHFTAAVELGRGKAGRYSHAARLAGAMMGQLLYERGELDKAEKLLEETRELGSEGGVVDFMVSTFATLARIKALRGDTPRAREILDEGDLVADSLGLDRLKLVMNLERVQLGIGPRTTNEEPSGDFLGAAAAQEAAPTTGPRLEGLAEAKHQIQLTMQLRSAMADAGHEGPASPRQLATVEGARRLLSRAAAYLGPRAELNARILLAVALERAGNREEAETALWPALDTCSRLGLVRPVLDGGAGCLDLVRAISARLRREPAPEVGSHELPRFLSVLIRLDSQARTNRDARWSADTVSTTTGEGSTVPEPGLSQREQMILRLVEKERSNREIAQELHLGIDTVKWYLKSLFNTLGVSDRRACVVEARRRHLLPPK
- a CDS encoding hydantoinase B/oxoprolinase family protein, translating into MTLTANENSTAGDTADDASQPLTAQEQQWVDQFMDETTLFLGPDPAIMRSHQITSRSAYEDECISKGVDPIKVDRIRKRLAGALDEGYEMCEAMGAAPGAKWGDLTTAIYTAEGDVTYLSCHGVIAFSAILHHPIRYIMKYWKDEPTVGINPGDGFIHNDARYGNVHNTDQSMIMPIFREGKIIAWVAATIHEGENGACEPGGMPSGSETPFDDGLRMSPFKIVEKGDLRRDLLTFLQHSVRDPKLQLADLKVKIGAVQRIQERVDSIIDEVGVETFVAALRVTVEDVEQEVKRRISELPDGTVSFNQFMDSTLKENILIKFACKVTVKGDKMTVDLRGTGPEILNRAINSPLCSVKSMMMQAILAFWWPDLPRCTSAMSPIDIISDEHTWADAGYDAPMGQSLQASFRGFSALQTAFAKMQFSNPEKFSNVLAPWFNQINTFLWGGLTQHGDQVGNLCADLNGMGGGAKAFRDGEDAVSPLFCAMADTAEQEVMEEEVPFMQLVSKRIVRDNQGFGKNSGGMGYEMIVAAEGTPMWGFMTVTSGSKFSSVTGMFGGYGCSTTPLAMVKGINIYDVIRKDSSKFDLSMERIMNEQPYEGGKYTTSHMGLQFDVAKDGEMYMIAQGSGGGYGDVLERDPEAVAKDLELGRISPKVATSIYGVVWDPETFVVDQEATTQLRHDSRQARIARGKPYKEFLEGYVKSEPPKDLLYYGSWGDDTEELTATHFTNNGPERVKATIDKLPLIMLPDRREVKISALEDRIRELELKHGEVVHRKS